One genomic region from Corallococcus soli encodes:
- a CDS encoding bifunctional nuclease family protein: MKTSNRANFFVAPFTAVVLALGGLLFLPAFGIPGAIAASGQAEGKKEKPCLTEKGSDPKACTDLVELEVKDVVPLMEAQTHAVVLSTKDGETVLPLFVDEGAAVSIAFRLAERPPPQPLSQDLLDDVVSKLGGKVTEVRIDDLRDNVYSGRVFLQQGQKQLALDARPSDSIAMAMHSNARIRVTRKVLALAGITRAEIEALQQQQGMGVGGSGHGGDMDMGPLPPPPPMGPSAGSPKPPSEDIGMDRSAQEPPVMAPMGKGQEIDL, translated from the coding sequence GTGAAAACGTCCAACCGCGCCAACTTCTTCGTCGCTCCGTTCACGGCCGTGGTGCTGGCGCTGGGAGGACTGCTCTTCCTTCCCGCGTTCGGCATCCCCGGCGCCATCGCCGCCTCCGGGCAGGCGGAAGGAAAGAAAGAGAAGCCCTGCCTCACAGAGAAGGGCAGCGACCCCAAGGCCTGCACGGACTTGGTGGAGCTGGAAGTGAAGGACGTGGTGCCCCTCATGGAGGCCCAGACGCACGCCGTCGTGCTGTCCACCAAGGACGGGGAGACGGTGCTGCCCCTCTTCGTGGATGAGGGCGCCGCGGTGTCCATCGCCTTCCGTCTGGCCGAGCGCCCGCCCCCGCAGCCCCTGTCACAGGACCTGCTGGACGACGTGGTGTCCAAGCTGGGCGGCAAGGTCACCGAGGTCCGCATCGACGACCTGCGCGACAACGTCTACTCCGGCCGCGTCTTCCTCCAGCAGGGCCAGAAGCAGCTCGCGCTGGACGCCCGGCCCTCGGACTCCATCGCCATGGCCATGCACAGCAACGCCCGCATCCGCGTGACGCGCAAGGTGCTGGCGCTGGCGGGCATCACCCGCGCGGAGATTGAAGCCCTCCAGCAGCAGCAGGGCATGGGCGTGGGGGGCAGCGGCCACGGGGGGGACATGGACATGGGTCCCCTGCCCCCGCCGCCGCCCATGGGCCCCAGCGCCGGCAGCCCGAAGCCGCCCTCGGAGGACATCGGCATGGACCGCTCCGCCCAGGAGCCCCCGGTGATGGCGCCCATGGGCAAGGGGCAGGAGATCGACCTCTAG
- the carA gene encoding glutamine-hydrolyzing carbamoyl-phosphate synthase small subunit codes for MTKRAVLALADGTTFEGRAFGASGETVGEVVFNTSMYGYQEILTDPSYVGQIVTMAYPEMGNIGANASDEEAGQPHAVGMVVRSLTRTPSNWRSEETLDAYLARHGRAGIEGVDTRRLVRHLRTHGAQMGVISTENVSLAALSERARSAAGMEGMDLATGVSCKEPYLFTTPSPDVFLAPGDKRPEPELKYDVVAYDYGLKRSMLQYLVDVGCRVTVVPSHTTAEQVLARRPHGVFLANGPGDPAAVKGADRTVAALLGKVPVFGICLGHQIMALALGGRTYKMKFGHRGGNQPVKDLTTGKVEITAQNHGFAVDDASLKGKAVVTHINLNDGTVEGLAVPDARAFSVQYHPEASPGPHDARYLFSRFATLMAG; via the coding sequence ATGACGAAGCGGGCGGTGCTCGCACTGGCGGATGGCACCACCTTCGAAGGGCGCGCCTTTGGCGCGTCCGGCGAGACGGTGGGCGAAGTCGTTTTCAACACGTCCATGTACGGCTACCAGGAGATCCTCACGGACCCCTCGTACGTCGGGCAGATCGTCACCATGGCCTATCCGGAGATGGGCAACATCGGGGCGAACGCCTCGGATGAAGAGGCGGGGCAGCCGCACGCGGTGGGCATGGTGGTGCGCTCGCTGACGCGCACGCCGTCCAACTGGCGCTCGGAGGAGACGCTGGACGCGTACCTGGCGCGCCATGGCCGCGCCGGCATCGAAGGCGTGGACACGCGCCGGCTGGTGCGCCACCTGCGCACGCATGGCGCGCAGATGGGCGTCATCTCCACGGAGAACGTGTCCCTGGCCGCGCTGTCCGAGCGCGCCCGGAGCGCCGCGGGCATGGAGGGCATGGACCTGGCGACGGGCGTCTCCTGCAAGGAGCCGTACCTGTTCACCACGCCGTCGCCGGACGTGTTCCTGGCGCCCGGGGACAAGCGCCCGGAGCCGGAGCTGAAGTACGACGTGGTGGCGTACGACTACGGGCTCAAGCGCTCCATGCTCCAGTACCTGGTGGACGTGGGCTGCCGCGTGACGGTGGTGCCGTCCCACACCACGGCGGAGCAGGTGCTGGCGCGCAGGCCGCACGGCGTCTTCCTGGCCAACGGCCCGGGCGACCCGGCCGCGGTGAAGGGCGCGGACCGCACGGTGGCGGCGCTCCTGGGCAAGGTGCCGGTGTTCGGCATCTGCCTGGGGCATCAGATCATGGCGCTGGCGCTGGGCGGCCGGACGTACAAGATGAAGTTCGGTCACCGGGGTGGCAACCAGCCCGTGAAGGACTTGACGACGGGCAAGGTGGAGATCACCGCGCAGAACCACGGGTTCGCGGTGGACGACGCCAGCCTCAAGGGCAAGGCCGTGGTGACGCACATCAACCTGAACGACGGTACGGTGGAGGGCCTGGCCGTTCCGGACGCGAGGGCCTTCAGCGTGCAGTACCACCCCGAGGCTTCGCCCGGCCCTCACGACGCGCGCTACCTGTTCAGCCGCTTCGCGACGCTGATGGCGGGATGA
- a CDS encoding citrate synthase, translated as MPKDTLTITDNRTGKTYEVPIENGCIRTPDLRQIKTGSDDFGLMGYDPAFLNTANCKSAITFIDGDKGILEYRGYPIEQLAEKSNFLEVAYLLLKGELPTEKELEVFTNLVTHHTYVHENVKSFMDGFRYDAHPMSMLGSTVAALSGFYPDAKNIRDERSREIQITRLIAKMPTIAAFSYRHTMGLPYVYPSNELSYVANFLTMMKHIGGAYKVHPVLEKALDVLFILHADHEQNCSTTSVRTVGSSQVDPYSAVAAGVGALYGPLHGGANEAVLRMLRDIGHVSKIPEFIKQVKGGEGEKKLMGFGHRVYKSYDPRAKVIKRVADEVFEVTGKNPLLDIALELERIALEDEYFVKRKLYPNVDFYSGLIYEAMGFQAEMFPVLFAIPRTVGWCAQWEEMVTDNEQKIARPRQVYTGATRRDYVAREKRTGQK; from the coding sequence ATGCCCAAGGACACGCTGACGATCACCGACAATCGGACCGGGAAGACGTACGAGGTCCCGATCGAGAACGGCTGTATCCGGACCCCCGACCTGCGCCAGATCAAGACCGGTAGCGATGACTTCGGTCTGATGGGCTACGACCCGGCGTTCCTGAACACGGCGAACTGTAAGAGCGCCATCACGTTCATCGACGGTGACAAGGGCATCCTGGAGTATCGCGGCTACCCCATCGAGCAGCTGGCGGAGAAGTCCAACTTCCTGGAAGTGGCCTACCTGCTCCTGAAGGGCGAGCTGCCCACGGAGAAGGAGCTGGAGGTCTTCACCAACCTCGTCACGCACCACACGTACGTGCACGAGAACGTGAAGTCCTTCATGGACGGGTTCCGCTACGACGCGCACCCCATGTCCATGCTCGGCTCCACCGTGGCCGCGCTGTCCGGCTTCTACCCGGACGCGAAGAACATCCGTGACGAGCGCAGCCGCGAGATCCAGATCACCCGGCTCATCGCGAAGATGCCCACCATCGCCGCGTTCTCCTACCGGCACACGATGGGCCTGCCGTACGTCTACCCGAGCAACGAGCTGTCCTACGTCGCCAACTTCCTGACGATGATGAAGCACATCGGCGGGGCGTACAAAGTGCACCCGGTGCTGGAGAAGGCGCTGGACGTGCTCTTCATCCTCCACGCGGACCACGAGCAGAACTGCTCCACCACGTCCGTGCGCACGGTGGGCTCTTCGCAGGTGGATCCGTACTCCGCGGTCGCCGCAGGCGTGGGCGCGCTCTACGGCCCGCTGCACGGCGGCGCCAACGAAGCCGTGCTGCGCATGCTCCGCGACATCGGCCACGTGTCGAAGATCCCGGAGTTCATCAAGCAGGTGAAGGGCGGCGAGGGCGAGAAGAAGCTCATGGGCTTCGGCCACCGCGTCTACAAGTCCTACGACCCGCGCGCCAAGGTCATCAAGCGCGTGGCGGACGAGGTCTTCGAAGTCACCGGCAAGAACCCGCTGCTGGACATCGCGCTCGAGCTGGAGCGCATCGCGCTCGAGGACGAGTACTTCGTGAAGCGCAAGCTGTACCCCAACGTCGACTTCTACTCGGGCCTAATCTACGAGGCGATGGGCTTCCAGGCGGAGATGTTCCCCGTCCTGTTCGCCATCCCCCGCACGGTGGGCTGGTGCGCGCAGTGGGAGGAGATGGTGACGGACAACGAGCAGAAGATCGCCCGTCCCCGTCAGGTCTACACGGGCGCCACCCGCCGCGACTACGTCGCCCGCGAGAAGCGCACGGGCCAGAAGTAG
- a CDS encoding AMP-dependent synthetase/ligase has translation MDLPKTMLHALHDQSARLEHRPALWSRKGGAYVPTSWFDYAQRVKRFGLGLYALGFREGDPLGILSFNREAWHVAALGAMALGGVPVGLYTTSSLEQLTYILGHCEARFLLVENAKHLATALELQRRLPALKHVIVVDPPTPLPEGVLTYADVVASGGRADEGPYWDGVHALHPDGLGTLIYTSGTTGQPKGVALSHRNLAWTAKQLGETMDFRDMEDDRLLSYLPLSHIAEQVVSLHGPLLMGMQVYFADSLDALGKNLQEVRPTIFFGVPRVWEKFKTKAEEGLAAQPPLKRRLVEWARGTALERNTRHLNQERVPVLMEAKYALARKLVFAPLKTRIGLDQARVFATSAAPIGREVLDFFASIDVILLEAWGMTEVTGPATVNTSECARLGTVGRPMLGVEVRIAEDGEILVRGGNVCLGYHRNPAATQELLEDGWLHTGDVGQLDDGGFLRITGRKKEIIVTSGGKKTSPANIEELIKAVSPVGHAVVLGDRRNFLVALVTLDPDRARRFAKERGWSEDLAALVKDPRLQQHLHEALEREVNPKLSRFETIKRFTVLSGEFTTEGGELTPSMKVRRKVVEEKYALAIDALYRETNGAAAHD, from the coding sequence ATGGACCTGCCCAAGACGATGCTGCATGCGCTGCATGACCAGTCCGCCCGGCTGGAACACCGCCCGGCGCTCTGGTCACGCAAAGGGGGCGCCTACGTCCCCACCTCGTGGTTCGACTATGCCCAGCGCGTCAAGCGCTTCGGGCTGGGGCTGTACGCCCTGGGGTTCCGGGAGGGGGACCCCCTGGGCATCCTGAGCTTCAACCGCGAGGCGTGGCACGTGGCGGCCCTGGGGGCCATGGCGCTGGGGGGCGTGCCGGTGGGGCTCTACACCACCAGCAGCCTGGAGCAGCTCACCTACATCCTGGGTCACTGCGAGGCGCGCTTCCTGCTGGTGGAGAACGCGAAGCACCTGGCCACCGCGCTGGAGCTCCAGCGGCGGCTGCCCGCGCTCAAGCACGTCATCGTCGTGGACCCGCCCACGCCCCTGCCCGAAGGCGTGCTGACGTACGCGGACGTGGTGGCCTCCGGGGGCCGGGCGGACGAGGGCCCCTACTGGGACGGCGTCCACGCGCTCCACCCGGACGGCCTGGGCACGCTCATCTACACGTCGGGCACCACCGGGCAGCCCAAGGGCGTGGCGCTGAGCCACCGCAACCTGGCGTGGACGGCGAAGCAGCTGGGCGAAACGATGGACTTCCGCGACATGGAGGATGACCGGCTCCTGTCCTACCTCCCGCTGTCGCACATCGCGGAGCAGGTGGTGTCGCTGCACGGCCCGCTGTTGATGGGCATGCAGGTGTACTTCGCGGACTCGCTGGACGCGCTGGGCAAGAACCTCCAGGAGGTCCGGCCCACCATCTTCTTCGGGGTGCCGCGCGTCTGGGAGAAGTTCAAGACGAAGGCGGAGGAGGGGCTGGCCGCGCAGCCGCCCCTGAAGCGCCGGCTGGTGGAGTGGGCCCGGGGCACGGCGCTGGAGCGCAACACGCGCCACCTCAACCAGGAGCGCGTGCCCGTCCTCATGGAGGCCAAGTACGCGCTGGCCCGGAAGCTGGTGTTCGCGCCCCTGAAGACGCGCATCGGCCTGGACCAGGCGCGGGTGTTCGCCACGTCGGCGGCGCCCATTGGCCGGGAGGTGCTGGACTTCTTCGCCTCCATCGACGTCATCCTCCTGGAGGCCTGGGGCATGACGGAGGTGACGGGCCCCGCCACGGTGAACACCTCCGAGTGCGCCCGCCTGGGCACGGTGGGCCGTCCCATGCTGGGCGTGGAGGTCCGCATCGCGGAGGACGGGGAGATCCTCGTCCGGGGCGGCAACGTGTGCCTGGGCTACCACCGCAACCCCGCGGCCACGCAGGAGCTGCTGGAGGACGGGTGGCTGCACACCGGGGACGTGGGGCAGCTGGATGACGGGGGCTTCCTGCGCATCACCGGGCGCAAGAAGGAGATCATCGTCACCTCCGGCGGCAAGAAGACGTCGCCCGCGAACATCGAGGAGCTCATCAAGGCCGTGTCGCCCGTGGGCCACGCGGTGGTGCTGGGCGACCGGCGCAACTTCCTGGTGGCCCTGGTGACGTTGGATCCGGACCGCGCGCGCCGGTTCGCGAAGGAGCGCGGCTGGTCGGAGGACCTGGCCGCCCTGGTGAAGGACCCGCGGCTCCAGCAGCACCTGCACGAGGCCCTGGAGCGCGAGGTGAACCCGAAGCTGTCGCGCTTCGAGACCATCAAGCGCTTCACCGTGCTGTCCGGTGAGTTCACCACGGAGGGCGGGGAGCTCACGCCCAGCATGAAGGTGCGCCGCAAGGTGGTGGAGGAGAAGTACGCGCTGGCCATCGACGCGCTCTACCGCGAGACGAACGGGGCGGCGGCGCACGACTGA
- the pyk gene encoding pyruvate kinase, producing the protein MRKAKIICTLGPASDSREVIEGLVRAGMNVARLNFSHGTHDEHRQRVLRIRAVAKKLGVPVAILQDVQGPKVRLGKFEGGQLLVTAGDTVTVTTRAVVGQGRVIPTPVRSLPRDVERGHVVLLDDGRVRLRVLKVDGRDVSCRVEVGGLLKDHKGLNLPGTAMSVPTLTEKDKVDLAFGQEVGVDYVALSFVRSAQDVRQARALVARRKTPIISKIEKPQAVENLAAIAAESDGVMVARGDLGVEMPLEQLPAIQKRAVREVNRMGGIVIVATEMLESMVNNARPTRAEVSDVANAILDGADAVMLSGETAAGRYPIDAAATMARIVEETERTGTVSLSHSPFERSEDLGTGIAAAAVAASRQLNIGTIVAYTESGHTARLISEFRPGARVIALTPNPDTVNRMALYWGVTGHLVKRVTTTDAMLKQVRRLCHEEHFCEPGTPVIVVAGVPLNVPGNTNLMSIHRV; encoded by the coding sequence ATGCGCAAGGCGAAGATCATCTGCACGCTGGGGCCGGCTTCGGACTCCCGCGAAGTCATTGAGGGGCTGGTCCGCGCGGGCATGAACGTGGCCCGGCTGAACTTCTCCCACGGTACGCACGACGAGCACCGCCAGCGGGTGCTCCGCATCCGCGCGGTGGCCAAGAAGCTGGGCGTGCCGGTGGCCATCCTCCAGGACGTCCAGGGCCCCAAGGTGCGCCTGGGCAAGTTCGAGGGCGGCCAGCTGCTGGTGACGGCGGGCGACACCGTGACGGTGACGACGCGCGCGGTGGTGGGCCAGGGCCGCGTCATCCCCACCCCGGTGCGCTCGCTGCCCCGGGACGTGGAGAGGGGCCACGTCGTGCTCCTGGACGACGGCCGGGTGCGCCTGCGCGTGCTGAAGGTGGACGGCCGGGACGTGTCCTGCCGCGTGGAGGTGGGCGGGCTCCTCAAGGACCACAAGGGCCTCAACCTGCCCGGGACGGCCATGTCCGTCCCCACCCTCACGGAGAAGGACAAGGTGGACCTGGCCTTCGGCCAGGAGGTGGGCGTGGACTACGTGGCGCTGTCCTTCGTGCGCTCCGCGCAGGACGTGCGGCAGGCCCGCGCCCTGGTGGCCCGGCGCAAGACGCCCATCATCTCCAAGATTGAAAAGCCCCAGGCGGTGGAGAACCTGGCGGCCATCGCCGCGGAGTCGGACGGGGTGATGGTGGCCCGGGGCGACCTGGGCGTGGAGATGCCGCTGGAGCAGCTGCCGGCCATCCAGAAGCGCGCCGTGCGGGAGGTCAACCGCATGGGGGGCATCGTCATCGTCGCGACGGAGATGCTGGAGAGCATGGTGAACAACGCCCGGCCCACGCGCGCGGAGGTGTCCGACGTGGCCAACGCCATCCTCGACGGCGCGGACGCGGTGATGCTGTCCGGCGAGACGGCGGCGGGCCGCTACCCCATCGACGCGGCGGCCACCATGGCGCGCATCGTGGAAGAGACGGAGCGCACGGGCACCGTCTCCCTGTCGCACTCCCCCTTCGAGCGCTCGGAAGACCTGGGCACCGGCATCGCGGCGGCGGCGGTGGCGGCGTCGCGGCAGCTCAACATCGGGACCATCGTCGCGTACACGGAGAGCGGCCACACCGCGCGGCTCATCTCCGAGTTCCGGCCCGGCGCGCGCGTCATCGCGCTGACGCCCAACCCGGACACGGTGAACCGGATGGCGCTGTACTGGGGGGTGACGGGCCACCTGGTGAAGCGCGTCACGACCACGGACGCCATGCTCAAGCAGGTGCGCCGCCTCTGCCACGAGGAGCACTTCTGCGAGCCCGGCACGCCCGTCATCGTCGTGGCCGGCGTGCCGCTCAACGTCCCGGGCAACACCAACCTGATGAGCATCCACCGCGTCTAG